AGCCTGAACTTCCCTGTTCTACACTTTTAAAACTTCCAAGTCCTCCACAGTTTTCTTAAACAACTGGGAATCAAGGTGACTGGCGTTAAACCTTTCGACTCTGAATGAGTGTCGATAGCGAGGACAAAAGTCTAGCCTCCATTTCTCTACACTACATCAAAACCTTCACAGTCTTCCGACTGCTCCGTTGCATCTCTTCAAGCAGTGAATCACAACAAATGATGCTCTCTTGTACCATCAGCCTTAATTTAGCAAGATATTTACAAGGCGCCAGCTTCTGCTCCTGATTGTCTCTGAAAGCTGTAGAAATCCAGGCCTCAAAGAATGCAAAAGTATTACCTGGGTGGCCTCTCCAATGCAGTCCAACCAAACCTCCCTTTACGGAAGTCAGCCAGGATGCGAAATCCCGCTTGATGGATATCACCGTTGAACAAGTGAACTGCAAGCTTGTGTACAAATCTGCATGAAACAATTAATTTCAACTTTCTTTGAAATTAGATGTTGGTTAAGCGTGTCATCTGAAGACcttccaaaataaaaaaaaatcaagttgCTTTGCACAGTAGTATAGGTAGGTTTTTATATGGTCCATGTCTCCAACGTTTGGTTTTCAATCAGATCAATTTGGTTTCCTAACTCAGTTGAACTTTCTAGTATATTTGCTTCCATCGTAAGTAATTGTGCACAAGAGCTTCTTGCTCTTTCTTTCAATAAATTCTTTCTGACCTATTAAAAAGTGGAGAATAAAAAGAATTAGAGAcaagaaggaaacaaaataaGACATACGTTTTACCACAGTGACCATCAGCCTGAATCTTATACCGCCTTTGGAGAGCTTCAACCCCTGGCAAAACAAGATCAATTTGAAGGAAGAGGCTCTCAAAGAAAGTAATGATATCAAGAGGAAAAAGAGTATACCTATGTCTGGAAGCCTCGTCAACATTTGCACAAGAATCGCGGCAACTTCAGCAACAGTGTAGGACCTCTCTCCAATGTCATCACATATAGCAAGCTTTATTGCAGCTGATTGATCATTAATCCGCATTGGGAGTACTCCAGGAGAGTCTAACAACTCAAGGTCTTTCCCAAAGTGAACCCATCTTaaaaatgaacaagaaaaaagaCGATGAGTTAAGGAACTGCTAGTCATGTTTCTCAGCATCAATCCTGTTTATAATAACTAAATAAGGCTAAGTTTGAAAGATTCTTTTTCTGTCATAAGAGGATAGAACTCCAAAACCTTTTGACATGAAAACTTTGTACAGTTCAATAAAAAAAGGTTATAATCGTCAGTGAAATTTCATATTTTTCGCCACACCTATTACCCATAAAATTCACATTCTTGGCATGATGAAACTTCAGAAATTCAATAGCTCCAGGAATGCATCTAATTCAAAACTCATTGGTAAAACCTAGGCATTTGAAGTCCTTTCGTTTTCATCCATTTGAAGTCCTTTCGTTTTCATCCGCATCTCACCTTACACACAACGAAGAAATAACACACACCTTAATTGCCTGGTGACACCTGGTCTGGGAGCTGCTGGGCACATTCGTCGCTTTAGCAAACGGTTGATCAAAGATGATTTCCCAACATTAGGATATCCAACTATTCCAGCTCGAACCTGTGCAACATTCAATTAAGGTGATCCCATTAAAATATAGCAATATGATTTGTTACTTGTCAAGCATCACAAGTAGGCCTTACAGACACTAAAAATAGTGAAGAACTAAGTAAAGGAGATGAGTAATAGCACTATTGCTGAATTGCAGTTTGCACTTTCATCTTTTTCTATTTCATTGACCAACCATCTACCATATGCATGTCTCCTAACAATACCACATGGACAATAGAGCTCTTTCCAATACTCTGAAGTGAGGTGTAAATACATGAAAATTATCAAAAGCAGCTCAACTACTAAAGATAATGCAAAGAAGGAATCTGGCATTAGAGCAAAATGAATATACTCTAGACCATTAAAAATGTGATTAAGTAGAAGAAAATATTAGGAACAATCATCATTACAAGAGCCATTAAAAGCAAATGGCAGACCAGTAACGGGCAAGAGTCAAAGTTTTAAAAGAATAAACTCTTTATAAAGCTCTGGAAAATCACATCCTTCATAATGAAATTAGGGAACAGATCCATTAGGTCAACCTAACTAATTTAGTTTGAAGGCTTGGTTTACTTGAGCTGAATATAACAAGTGCATGGCTACAAAAACACGATATAATGTACTGGAAAACCTACTGCACGAGGAAGGAGTCCTTTGGCTCTGCGTTTGATATTGACCCCTTCCGCTAGAGACCTTGCCAGTCGGCCTAGCTTCATAGTACCCTGTAATTGTCAAAAGGGTGTAACATGCAATCAGAGTTGCCCAATCTGAACAAACCTAAAAGAGAACAGCTTAAATTTTATACCATTCCAAGTTGCCCATTGGAAAAGACAACCTTTGTTCCCTGTAGCGCATAATAAGATGCCCAAGCATTTCGGTCTGCTGTTGATATCATGTCTTCCCGATTTAAAACTAAAATTCTTTTCCTATTACCAATCCATGAATCCATCTGTTCACAAAAAGGTAACAGATGATTTAGAACCACGAAAACTTGCATTTAACATGTCAATCTTAAAGAAGATCTATCTGAGAATTCAATTTGgataagagagaaaaatgaacaaaaaataaacaCTCTTGTTTTGGCTATTGAAATAACTAGGCTTTGCACTGTAAGGTAGGATAGGACATTAGTTCAGTAACCTTAAAATAACAGCACAGTGAAAACACCAGTTTGTACACAGAAAGTCCATAATATATTAACATCTTTCTAAAAATGACCACATGCCTTTTGTTCTTCTCCACTCCACTACACCAGCCAACACTTAAATCCATGATATCGGAATCCATCCCCATGCAGTTTTGCCTTGTGTAACATCAAAATTAACAAGAATTCTAACCTGTGGATGAGTCGTAGACATAGGGATTCTTGCATCTCGCACCTCAATCACAACATCCATCAACTTGAGCTGTTCCTTCAGTTCCTTTTCTGTTTTTGCAATGTGGCCGGGATACCACTGTATTGTTGCAAGCACCCAATGAATCAGTTTGCTAGAAATGAAAGAACCCATCAAATTAACACGTCCAATATTCAATCACCCAGGACCACACAAAATCTATACCTGAACAGGACGAAGTCCCCTTATCCAGTGATAAAGATCAGCATCCAGATCAACCCAGTCACTCTCTCCATCACTCCCATCATGAAAACTATTGGAGTCCTCATTTCCAATCTCGAACAAACTTGAATTGTTACCACCGACAATCTGCATATTTAGTTTCaaaattaactttaatattCAATTAAATTGGTTTCAAGAACATTTATCAATGATTGCCAATCAAAAGGAAACATCCCACAACACAATACACAGCAATTTTCATTTACGCAGTCTACAACCGTTAATTCTGGTTACATTCTTACAAAACAAAGGAAGAAACACCTGCCTTAATGGTGGGAGGTGGAGATGAAAGAGAAGCCGTAGTGGAGAGCGCCTTCGGAATTGATTGTTTTGGTTTGCTTCGAAAATTTCCGGCGACTTTGGGAGTAGCCAACCATAACCCCGGCAGCTGCACAGCCATCCCAATTAGAAGAAAATCGTGTCCTCTCTTTTAGCCAAGACAAGATAATACGTATGGGcggtaattattttatttcttcaatCTTTTCCGGGTCTGGGCCAGGCTTAACATGTCGGTCCAAATCCTATTATTGGGCCGAGAGGCCTGTTCATTAGTTCAATAACATGTTAAGGAGGTGGGTATCGAGCTTCTCTCGCCTTTCTTTTCCCTCCCCAGTAGTCGTAGATATTGTTGAACAAGGTTTTGATTCAAGTTTTCTTCACTCAAAATCTAGATCTCATCTATTCGTCGAGACTTCTTGATCAtcgattatttgatatttttggtgTGTTTGATATTTTCGGTGTGCTTCGGTGACAAGTATTTGATGCATAATGATGCGATTCCTAATTCTGATCTAGTTTGTTTTCGTCGATAAACGACGAAGAATATGACCAGAGCCAAGCCAATACCCTATAAAGTTTTGCAATGTGAGGAAAGAATCAAAGATTCTGCCATTAGAAGGGCACCTGTGAAATGACAATTTTcctacaaaaaattcaaaggcaAGTAATCTTCTTGTTCATGTGGAAATTCTTTTAAGTTTCCAAGGAACCAGCAGGAATGTTACAGGACGAAATGGTGACTAAAGCAAGCAAACTTCAATACGTTAGCctgctggattcaacttcattgCCATAGATACAATTCTCCATAGATACAATTCAATTCTCTCCCTTACTGTATCAACCACTTCAAACTTtcttcaatgaaaaaaaaaaaatcagataaaaTCATCTCAACAAAACTGGCTCTGCCATGGAAGCTTGTGTTTAAGCAGAAACCACCTCAGGATACTACTAATGTTCAATAGAGAGAACAAATGGCAAATCTTCAGCATTCATAAGTTACCTCTTGCCCTCTTCGGCTTCTTCGCGAACGATTTGCCATTTTTCTTTGATGTATCAGTGACAAGTTTCCGTTTCTTATTCTGCTTTCCAGAAGGAGCCGATTCTAAATTTCTACTCTTGCCAGATGGGGGGTCAGCTATAAGAGGTTTCCGGTTTGATCCCTTTGCATGAGATTTGCCTTTCTTTTCTGAAAATTTTGCGGGCCGTTTCTGCTTCTTATTATGCTGTTTAGGAGGGTTAGTATTGTCATCTTCGTCACCGGAATCACTCGTAGACCCATCCTCATCAGAGCTAAGTACCAAATCCTCCACCACATCTTCATCAAGAGCTACCTTCTGCTccacctctttcttcttctttttcttcttctcctcctgt
This sequence is a window from Tripterygium wilfordii isolate XIE 37 chromosome 8, ASM1340144v1, whole genome shotgun sequence. Protein-coding genes within it:
- the LOC120003690 gene encoding DAR GTPase 3, chloroplastic; its protein translation is MAVQLPGLWLATPKVAGNFRSKPKQSIPKALSTTASLSSPPPTIKIVGGNNSSLFEIGNEDSNSFHDGSDGESDWVDLDADLYHWIRGLRPVQWYPGHIAKTEKELKEQLKLMDVVIEVRDARIPMSTTHPQMDSWIGNRKRILVLNREDMISTADRNAWASYYALQGTKVVFSNGQLGMGTMKLGRLARSLAEGVNIKRRAKGLLPRAVRAGIVGYPNVGKSSLINRLLKRRMCPAAPRPGVTRQLRWVHFGKDLELLDSPGVLPMRINDQSAAIKLAICDDIGERSYTVAEVAAILVQMLTRLPDIGVEALQRRYKIQADGHCGKTFVHKLAVHLFNGDIHQAGFRILADFRKGRFGWTALERPPR